DNA from Algisphaera agarilytica:
CGAAGATCGGGGTGAACACGTCGGTGTCGTAGTTGCTGGTCTTGCCTTGCAGCACACGGACGATGCGTTCGAAGCCCATGCCGGTGTCGACGTGCTTGGCGGGCAGCGGGACGAGGCCGCCGGACTGCTGGCGGTTGAACTGGATGAACACGAGGTTCCAGATCTCGACGACCGTGTCCTGGCCGTCGGCGTTGACGAGGCTGCCGCCGGATTTGTCGGGGCTGCGGTCGTAGTGCAGCTCGGAACACGGGCCGCAGGGGCCGGTGTCGCCCATCTCCCAGAAGTTGTCTTTCTTGTTGCCGGGGTGGACGTGGTCGGCGGGCAGGTGCTTCAGCCACATGTCGCGGGCTTCGAGGTCGGGGTCGAGGCCTTCGCTTGCGTCGCCTTCGAAGTAAGTCGCGTGCAGACGCTCGGGGTCGAGGCCCCACCACTCCTCGGAAGTCAGCAGTTCCCAGGCCCAGTCGATGGCTTCCTGCTTGAAGTAGTCGCCAAACGACCAGTTGCCCAGCATCTCGAAGAAGGTGTGGTGGTAGGAATCCTTGCCCACATCGTCGAGGTCGTTGTGCTTACCGCCGGCCCGGATGCACTTCTGTGTGTCGACCGCGCGGGTGTAGTCCCGGCTGCCGGTGCCCAGGAACACATCCTTGAATTGGTTCATGCCCGCGTTGGTGAACAGCAGCGTCGGGTCGTCGTGGGGGACGACGGGCGACGAGGGCACCGCGGCGTGGCCGGCCTTCTGGACGAAGAAGTCGATGAACTGCTGGCGGATCTGGTTGGCGGAGTTTCCGGGGGCTGGGTTGGGCATAACGTTAAGTTTCTGGAGCGTAGGGCAGACGCGGAACGGGGTGCCGTCCGAGAACGCCGTGGGAATCGCGGAGTATAGCTGATCGACCACGCCGGGCGTGCTAGGCTTAGTCGCCATGATCGAACAGCCCACCGATCCGGATCGCCCCAACCTCGTCGTCATAGGCGGCGGTTTCGCGGGCCTGGCGTTCTGCCAGAACTGCAAGGTGCCCACCCGGCCCAACGCCCCGGCCCCCGAGATCATCCTGATCGACAAGCAGAACCACCACCTGTTCCAGCCGCTGCTGTACCAGGTCGCCATGGCGGGACTGGCCGCGACCGAGATCGCCGCCCCGCTGCGGGCCGTGCTGGGCAAACGCCAAGACATCACCTGCCTGATGGACGAGGCCACGTCGATCGACCCCGTCAACAAGAAAGTCGTCATGGGCGACCGCGAGATCGCCTACGACTACCTCGTCCTCGCCGCGGGCGGCCGGACCAGCTACTTCGGCAACGACCATTGGGAAAAACACGCCCCTGGGCTCAAGACGCTGCACGACGCCCTGCGTATCCGCCGCCGGGTGCTGACCGCGTTCGAGAAGGCCGAAACGATTCTCGACACCGCCGAGCAGGAACGGCTGATGACCATCGTCGTGGTCGGCGGCGGGCCGACGGGCGTCGAGCTTGCCGGGGCGATGGGCGAGCTCGTGCAAAAAGTCTTCCACCGCGACTTCCGCCGGATCGATGTGCGGACCGCCCGCGTGATCCTGATCGAAAGCAACGAGCGCCTGCTCAAGGTCTACCCCGAAGAACTCTCCGCCAGCGCCCAGCGCCAGCTCGAGCAGCTTGGCGTCGAAGTCCGGCTCGGGGTCCGCGTCAGCAACGTCCACGACACCCACGTCGAGCTCAACGACGGCACCTCGATCCAGACCCGCAACGTGCTCTGGGGCGCGGGCGTCGCCGCCAGCCCGTTGACCGCCGCCTTCGCCGACTCGGCCGAGCTCGACCGCGGCGGGCGGATCAAGGTCAACCCCGACCTCTCGGTGCCGGGCCATCCTGAGGTGTTTGCCGTGGGTGACCTCGTGAACCTCACCACCAAAGACGGCGACCCCGTGCCCGGCGTCGCGCCCGCGGCGCTACAGATGGGCAAGCACGTCGCCAAGCTCGTGGAACACGAGTTCAAGCACGGCAAGCAGCCGCCCGAAGCCCGCGAGGCCTTCGAGTATTGGGACAAAGGCTCCATGGCGACCATCGGCCGAAAGCGTGCGGTGGCGTGGGTGGGCAAGCTCAAGATCAGCGGCTTCTTCGCCTGGGTGGCGTGGCTGGGCATCCACCTGATGTTCCTCGTGACCTTCCGCAACAAGGTCAGCGTGCTGGTGCAGTGGTGCTATTCCTACCTCGCGTTCCGCCGCGGAGCCCGGATCATCATCCCGAAAAACGACGACAAACCCGACCAGCCCGGGGTAAGGGATTAACCGCCATCGCGGGCCACACGTTCGCGTTAAGATGATGCCGCATGACCGCCGTCAACCTTTACTTCCAGATTCACCAGCCCCACCGCCTGCGACGGTACAGCGTCTTCGATGCCAGCTCCCACTACTTCGACGACGACGCCAACGAACAGATCCTGCGCAAAGTCGCGGCCAAGTGTTACCTCCCCGCGACCCGCATCCTGCTCCAGCAGGTCAAACGACACGCCGGCGACTTCCGCCTCGCGTTTTCCATCACCGGCTGCGTGCTCGATCAGCTCCGCCAACACTCCCCGGATGTAGTCGACAACTTCCGCAAGCTCTCTCAGACCGGCTGCGTCGAGTTTCTCTCCGAGACCTACGACCACTCGCTGGCGTCGATCTATAACCACGACGAATTCATCAGCCAGGTGCTCCGCCACTCCGAGGTGATCGACGACCTGTTCGGCCAGACGCCGGTGGTCTTCCGCAACACCGAACTGATCTACAGCAACGCGTTGGCGAGCCTGGTGGACCACGCCGAGCCTTTCCGCGGCCGGTTCCGCGGCGTGCTGACCGAGGGGGCCGACCAGGTCCTGGCCGGCCGCTCGCCCAACCGGGTGTACGGCTCGCCCGAGGGCCTTCCCCTTCTGCTGAAAAACTACGAGCTCAGCGACGACATCGCGTTCCGCTTCACCAACCCGATCTCACCGGGCGTGAAGCTCAAAGCCACGCGGTACGCCGCGAAAATCGCTTCGCTGGAAGAGCAGGAAGCCGCGAAAACCGGCGGGGACATCTCCGAGAGCGTGTGCAACCTCTTCATGGACTTCGAGACGTTCGGCGAACACCAGTGGAAAGACACCGGCATCCTCGACTTCCTCGCCGAACTCCCCGGCGCAATACTTTCCTCGGGACAGCGTTTCCTGACCCCCCGTGAATCGATCGACGAGTTTGAGCCGGTGGACACGTTCGACTGCCCGCAGTCGATCAGCTGGGCCGACAGTGAACGCGACCTCTCGGCCTGGGCGGGCAACGCGATGCAGGCCTCGGCCCTGAACGAGCTGTACAAGCTCCGCGAATCCGCCATCAACTGCTCCGACCCCGAGGCCTACCGCGACTGGCGTCGGCTGAGCACTTCCGACCACTTCTACTACATGTGCACCAAGTACTACGCCGACGGCGACGTGCACCAGTATTTCAGCCCGTACGAATCGCCGTACGACAGCTACATCAATTTCATGAACGTGCTCGACAACCTGCGGGCGCGCTGCGACGCCTCGGCCGCTCTGGCGTAAGCCGCTTGCGGCTTAGCGCAACTCACAGCGACCCGCTAAGCCGCAAGCGGCTACGGGCAGCGAATCCGTAAACAACGAGATGTTCATTTCCCGGCCGCCGGGTTCGCCACGTCGACGCCCATCTCGGTTTTCATGCGGTCCAACACGCCGGGCAGGAGGATGAACGCGGTGTAGTGGTTGCCGTTCAGCCAGACGTGGTGGGAGTCTTCGAGGCCGATGGCTTGAG
Protein-coding regions in this window:
- a CDS encoding NAD(P)/FAD-dependent oxidoreductase, with product MIEQPTDPDRPNLVVIGGGFAGLAFCQNCKVPTRPNAPAPEIILIDKQNHHLFQPLLYQVAMAGLAATEIAAPLRAVLGKRQDITCLMDEATSIDPVNKKVVMGDREIAYDYLVLAAGGRTSYFGNDHWEKHAPGLKTLHDALRIRRRVLTAFEKAETILDTAEQERLMTIVVVGGGPTGVELAGAMGELVQKVFHRDFRRIDVRTARVILIESNERLLKVYPEELSASAQRQLEQLGVEVRLGVRVSNVHDTHVELNDGTSIQTRNVLWGAGVAASPLTAAFADSAELDRGGRIKVNPDLSVPGHPEVFAVGDLVNLTTKDGDPVPGVAPAALQMGKHVAKLVEHEFKHGKQPPEAREAFEYWDKGSMATIGRKRAVAWVGKLKISGFFAWVAWLGIHLMFLVTFRNKVSVLVQWCYSYLAFRRGARIIIPKNDDKPDQPGVRD
- a CDS encoding glycoside hydrolase family 57 protein, with product MTAVNLYFQIHQPHRLRRYSVFDASSHYFDDDANEQILRKVAAKCYLPATRILLQQVKRHAGDFRLAFSITGCVLDQLRQHSPDVVDNFRKLSQTGCVEFLSETYDHSLASIYNHDEFISQVLRHSEVIDDLFGQTPVVFRNTELIYSNALASLVDHAEPFRGRFRGVLTEGADQVLAGRSPNRVYGSPEGLPLLLKNYELSDDIAFRFTNPISPGVKLKATRYAAKIASLEEQEAAKTGGDISESVCNLFMDFETFGEHQWKDTGILDFLAELPGAILSSGQRFLTPRESIDEFEPVDTFDCPQSISWADSERDLSAWAGNAMQASALNELYKLRESAINCSDPEAYRDWRRLSTSDHFYYMCTKYYADGDVHQYFSPYESPYDSYINFMNVLDNLRARCDASAALA